TCAGGCGACGCCAGCGGGATTTGCCGCCTGCGGCCTTGATGAGGCGCAGGCGAAAGCGCTGATTGGGAAAAGTGTCGAGCTGGCGCGTAAAGCGCGTGAGGCGTATCTGGCAGAAAATCCGCAGGCGGGCACGCTGCTGGTCGCCGGTTCGGTTGGGCCTTACGGCGCATTTCTGGCTGATGGTTCGGAGTATCGCGGAGATTACACGCTGAGCGGCGAAGATTTTCAGGCGTTTCACCGTCCGCGCGTGGAGGCGTTGCTGGATGCCGGAGTCGATCTGCTGGCCTGCGAAACGCTACCAAATTTTGCCGAGATTCAGGCACTGGCGGCGTTGTTAACCGCATATCCGCGTGCGCGAGCGTGGTACTCTTTTACCCTGCGCGACAGCGAGCATCTGAGCGACGGCACGCCGCTACGCGAGGTTGTGACGTTTCTCGAACACTATCCGCAGACGGTGGCGGTGGGGATCAACTGTATTGCCCTGCAACAGGCCACCGCCGCTTTGCAGCATCTGCACGGGATAACGGCGCTGCCGCTGGTGGTCTATCCGAACAGCGGAGAGCATTACGATGCGAGCAGCAAAAGCTGGCATCATCATGATGAATCGTGTGCGCGCCTGGCGGATTACCTGCCGCAGTGGCAGGCGGCCGGGGCGAAGTTGATTGGCGGGTGCTGTCGCACCACGCCAGAGGATATTGCCGCGCTGAACGCGCAACGTTGAGTTTGTGCCGGGTGTGGCTGATGTCTTACCCGGCATTGCATCATGCCGCATCCGCTAACACAAACATGCCGTACGGGTGGATTTCCAGATAGTACGTCTCACCGACATCCGGCTGCAGGCGTGTAGCGTTGACCTGTAACAGGATCTCCTGTCCGTGCCACTCCACCGTGACTTCATACTGCGGTCCCATATAGGCGACATGACGAATCACACAGCGCTGACTCTCCTCTCCGCGATCGCTTAAGGTGATCGCTTCCGGCCTGACGCCAACGGTGCCGGTGCCCTGAGCCACAAAGTGCGCCGGGCGAGGCAGGCGATAACCAAAGATATCAACAGAGGCTTCGCTGAAGGTCGCCGGGAACAGGTTGGCGTCACCCATAAAGCTCGCCATAAAACGGGAGGCGGGTTGGCGATAGAGATCCTGCGGCGAGCCTATCTGCATGATATGCCCCTTGTTCATCACCAGCACGGTGTCGGAAACCGCAAAGGCTTCGCTCTGATCGTGGGTAACGTACAGCGAGGTGATATCAAACTGCTTTTGCAGCTCGCGGATCTTATCGCGCATGCTGCGGCGCAGGTTGGCGTCGAGGTTACTCAATGGTTCGTCAAATAACAGCACCTTCGGTTTGAGGATCAGCGCGCGCGCCAGCGCCACGCGCTGCTGCTGACCGCCGGAGATCTGATCAACATAGCGGTCCTCGAATCCTTCCAGATCGACCATTGCCAGCGCCTCTTTCACCCGCGTCTTCACATCGGCGCGCGACACGCCCAGCATCTTCAGACCGTAGCCGACGTTTTCCCCCAGCGACATATGCGGGAACAAAGCATACGACTGGAACACCATACAAATATCGCGCTGCTGAATAGAACGATGAGTGACGTCTTCGCCATCAATAAAAATTTGACCTTCGCTCGGTTTTTCCAGACCGGCGACCAGGCGCAGAATGGTGGTCTTCCCGCAGCCGGACGGGCCAAGCAGCGTCACCATCTGCCCTTGCGGGATGGTGAGATTGATATTGTCGATGACCGTGTTGCTGCCGAATCGTTTAGTGACGTTGCGCAGTTCAACGAAATTTTTCTGACTCATAGTGCGCTCCATTACGCCTGGTTTTTGGCTTTAGACCGGGAAATACGCGCTTCCCCAATCAGCCAGTCAAAGATGAAAATAATCGCC
The sequence above is drawn from the Citrobacter amalonaticus genome and encodes:
- the mmuM gene encoding homocysteine S-methyltransferase, encoding MSQYNPLSALLDKQDFLLLDGALATELEARGCHLADSLWSAKILLENPELIREVHLDYFRAGAQCAITASYQATPAGFAACGLDEAQAKALIGKSVELARKAREAYLAENPQAGTLLVAGSVGPYGAFLADGSEYRGDYTLSGEDFQAFHRPRVEALLDAGVDLLACETLPNFAEIQALAALLTAYPRARAWYSFTLRDSEHLSDGTPLREVVTFLEHYPQTVAVGINCIALQQATAALQHLHGITALPLVVYPNSGEHYDASSKSWHHHDESCARLADYLPQWQAAGAKLIGGCCRTTPEDIAALNAQR
- the fbpC gene encoding ferric ABC transporter ATP-binding protein, which gives rise to MSQKNFVELRNVTKRFGSNTVIDNINLTIPQGQMVTLLGPSGCGKTTILRLVAGLEKPSEGQIFIDGEDVTHRSIQQRDICMVFQSYALFPHMSLGENVGYGLKMLGVSRADVKTRVKEALAMVDLEGFEDRYVDQISGGQQQRVALARALILKPKVLLFDEPLSNLDANLRRSMRDKIRELQKQFDITSLYVTHDQSEAFAVSDTVLVMNKGHIMQIGSPQDLYRQPASRFMASFMGDANLFPATFSEASVDIFGYRLPRPAHFVAQGTGTVGVRPEAITLSDRGEESQRCVIRHVAYMGPQYEVTVEWHGQEILLQVNATRLQPDVGETYYLEIHPYGMFVLADAA